Part of the Anoplolepis gracilipes chromosome 13, ASM4749672v1, whole genome shotgun sequence genome, AATCTTTAGCACGAATTTTGCGGATTTACGATGCGACGAACGGTCTTCGCGCGCTTTTCCCATCGGCTGCCAAATTGAAATGTTTCCACAGAAGACCTCACAGATACATTTGTACAATTATGTTTCTCACATTTATCGCGAATATATTCGATGGTAACAACGATATATCTTCAGCGTCTCCTCTATTATCAACGACGTTATCAGCGCTCATGTCTAGGACAtcgtcattaataattatgagccttttaatgaaaattggcCTCTTGATTACGGGCTATGAACGCCCGTTTCCTGATACACAAATCAATCGTACCGATGACTCTTGACGTCCAGTCCGGGAAACTTGAAGCCGACGCGATTGAGCACGGAGATCTCGCCGGGTGAACACGTGTCTGGATTAGTATTGGTATCCCCCATTACTGGCATAACTCTGTCCTccaccaccaccgccaccgccgccgccgccgccgccgttgcCGAAGCTGGGCGCACCGTAGCTCGAAGACGGTCTACCACCTCCGCCGCCTCCAGAGTAACCGCTAAGGAACATGAGGGAAAATCGTGAAAAGAACATTcggataaaaaatttgtgaatcAATGATAGAGAAACAATATAGGACGAATAAACATGTATGTTTGAGATTTTAgagttgaataaaaaatttaacaaagataaacaaaagtaaagtaaactaatataaattattaaacgaaataattcattaaactAATATCTGGTATAGAGTTGATCTTTGCGTCATTacagaataattttacatttaattgtcacgaatatttttcttacccGCCTCCGCCCTGTGGTGCCCCATAACTCGAGGAGGGCGCGCTATAAGTCGAAGAAGGTGCTCCGTAACTCGAAGAGGGAGCTCCACCGCCACCACCGGATGGAGCACCATAAGATGTTGACGGACCGCCGCCTCCACCGCCTCCAGAATAACCGCCAGAGCtaaggataataaaaaaaaaatcgtgagAAAAACATTCGATCGACACATTTGTAAATGAACGATAAATAAACGAAATggataaacatttatatttgagattttaaatttaaattaacgaATTAAGAAACTTGACGAATGAGCAAAAGTTTCAAACTGCATaagcaataatattaaacgagATAATTCATTAAGTCAACATCTCGCATAAGACTGATTTTTGCAAGACAGAAAAATTTCGCATTTAATcgtcacaaatatttttcggtCTTACCCGCCTCCGAAaccgccaccaccaccaccaccaccggaTGGAGCACCATAAGATGAGGATGGAGGACCATAAGATGAGGATGGCCTGCCGCCTCCGCCGCCTCCAGAGTAACCGCCAGAGCTGGAGATAATTAGAggaaattataagaaaaacatttcaatcggcaaatttgtaaatcaatgaaaaagaaacagtaaagaataaataatatatttatgtttgagGTTTTAGAGTCGAATACGAAATTTAACGAAGATAAGCAAAAGAATCTAACTGCATAAACTATGATATTAAAGGGGATAATTCATTAAGCTAAAGTCTCGTACAAAGTTAATCTTTATGTCATCACAGactaattttgcatttaatcgtCACGAATATTTTTCGGACTTACCCTCCTCCGAAAccaccgccaccaccaccaccaccggaTGGAGCACCATAAGATGAGGATGGAGGACCATAAGATGAGGATGGCCTGCCGCCTCCGCCACCTCCCGAGTAACCACCAGAGCTGAAAATAATGAGAGGAAATTATGAGAACATTGGATGGCAAATTTGTGAATTAACGATAAAGacacaataaaaaatggataaatatttatgtttaagaTTTTTGAGTTGAATGGGAAATTTAACAAAGAGGAGCAAAAGAATCGAACTAAATAAACTATGTTATTAAACGAGATAATTCATCAAGCCAACGTTTTGCACAAAGATGGTCTTTGCATTATCACAGGATAATATATTcgtcacaaatattttttggtcTTACCCGCCTCCGAAAccgccgccaccaccaccGGATGGGGCACCATAAGACGTAGATGGCCTACCACCGCCTCCAGAGTAACCGCCCGAGCTGGGGATAATGAGAggaaatcatgaaaaaaatatttgatcagcaaataaaattaataataaagaaacaataaagaattgataaataatttatatatgaaattttaagttgaataagaaatttaatgaaGATAAGTTACAAGGAATCGAGTAAGCTATGACATTAAACAGGATAGTTCATGAAGGCAACGTCTCGCATAAAGCGAATCATTGTATcatcacaaaatattttttggtcTTACCCGCCTCCGAAACCGCCACCACCGCCGTTGGATGGGGCACCATAAGACGATGACGGTCTACCGCCTCCACCTCCTCCAGGGTAACCGCCCGAGCTAAGGAAAATGAGAGGAAATCATGAGTTGAGAATAATAATGAGAAGAATATTCGATCGGTAAAAATCGATGATAAAGAAACAATAAAGAATGGACAAACATTtgtacttaaaattttaacgttaAATACGAAATTTAACgtagattaataaaagaatcgaACTGTATAAGCTACGATATTAAACGTCTCGTCCTGATCTTTGCATTATAACAGAATAATTTCGTATTTAatcattatgaatatttttcaatcttaCCCTCCTCCATTGGATGGGGCACCATAAGACGTTGACGGCCTGCCGCCTCCGCCGCCTCCGGAGTATCCACCAGAGCTGAAGGTAATAAGAGCAAATCATGAGAAGAACATTCGATCggcatatattgtatataaatcaaaaagaaagaagcagataataaataatggataaatatttatgtgtgagattttagaataaaaaatttgaattacatAAGCTATGATATTGAatgaaataattcattaagTCAAAGTCCCGTACAAAGCTGATCATTACAGAAAAATTTCGCATTTAATcgtcacaaatattttttgatcttACCCGCCTCCGAAACCGCCGCCACCACCGGATGGAGCGCCATAAGACGTTGACGGCCTGCCGCCTCCGCCGCCTCCAGAATAGCCACCAGAGCTGAGGATAATGAAAggaaatgatgaaaaaaacgTTTggcaaatttatgaattaacgATAAGAGCTAATAAAGAatggataaatatttatgtttgagATTTTAGAGTTGAataagatgagaaaaaaaatcaaatacgctatgttattaaagataatttattgcttttaatcgttacgaatatttttcttacccGCCTCCGCCCTGCGGTGCCCCATAGCTCGTGGAGGGAGGTGCTCCGTAACTCGAAGAGGGAGCTCCGCCGCCGAAACCACCCCCGCCGCCTCCACCACCGAATCCGCCGCTGGAAGGCGTACCATAGGTCGAAGACGGACGTCCTACGGATGGCGTTCCATAGCTGCTGGACGGTGGTGACGGACGAGACGGGGCTCCATAGCTAGAGGACGGTGGTCCTCCTCCGCCGGGGCTAGGCGCCCCATAGCTGCTGGATGGCGGTGCTCCATAGCTGCTGGATGGAGCTCCTCCGCCACCAAAACCACCTCCTGCACCACCGAATCCtccaccgccgccgccaccaccgCTGGATGGTGCTCCGTAGCTCGATGAAGGGGGTGCTCCATAGCTCGATGAGGGAGGTGCTCCGTAATTCGATGAAGGGGGTGCTCCATAGCTGGAGGACGGTggaccgccaccgccacctccTAGATTAGGGGTGCCGTAACTGGTTGAGGGTGGCAGATAGTTGCCCGAAATCGGCGCTGAAAATAATACTCTGAATCTTGAATTGTGGTcttaaaagatatttcaaggtaaaagaagaatttaaattatatattttatacatgtatctctctctttctctcttaactGAAAATtctattgtatgtattttaattaatttgatgtcGAAGAAAgtattagttatttatttcattcagaGATTATGCACTTCCTTTGATTACACGCATTCTTTGCTCTTGATCACTATTCTTTCAACTTTTACTTTGTTGTATTACTTTTGCTGATGACTTTTTACTATGTCTATTTGTAATGTCTCGGCGAAATTACTAATGAGAAACGTTTATTGTTTGCGGCGAAGTCATTAGCGACGAGATAGTAAATAATGAACTTCGACAATAGCATTTATGTTACTTCCTAGCAATCGAGAAccggtataaaaaaatagaaattcgaaaactttattttctcttttgttcCTAAGTATAAGAATTTAGAAAGATGCTCAAATAGCCTCTTTACAATGATATTTGCGAAAGTTTAAATCCATTGTATACTGTTTAATAACGCTTAAGGATAAAAATCTTCCCGAGATTAACAATAAtccttatataataatataataataataataataataaatcatattaaaaattaaaatttactcgACACATTTCCGAATTTGCCCTTCGATTGAAGAACGCACGACATTATGAGTCTCTATAAGTGAAAATTACGCTCACGTCAGAGAGTATTCTTTAAACCGACCCAGTGTAACTGCTGTAACGATGTAATCAGACCGTGACGATTTCTTGTCTGTGAAATTTCATCCGCCACCTGCTCAGCGCGCTATCATCGCCGGCGGATTCGTTGTCTCGCCataagacagagagagaacaaTTACGTGCACGTGTCAATTGAAACGCCAACGCGAAATTTTCACGATAATCACACGCGTGGAATTTTTTACGCGCGTTAATACTGATTGAGTCACGCTCGCTTTCATCGCGCGCTGATGCACCGGAACGACGCGTCCGATTGATTTATCGCTCAAACGTGACGTTTGAAGAAGCGATTTATCGCCGATATCACATTTACAGCTAGGATCGGCAATCGTTGACTAAGACTCAATGTGTTAATCAGTCCTTGATTAGCAATTCGCCATTCTCTTCTGTACTTTTCCGTCTATTATACAGGCGGAGCTTTAATGCCGCCCATTCAATCTCACAATCGAAATTGGTTGCCGTCTCGATTTTAAGAGGAatgaataattcatattaatgaaatcgaataataatataaataacgctCAAACTTCAATGGCGATACACAGAAATTggatgaaacaaaaaaaaaaaaaaaaaaacggagagAGCACGTaggaaagtattttaaaatagaacgtaaaaaataaaaaaataatgaaataaaatcgagTTGTACTAAAAAAGTCGACACGTTTAggtgaataataatttttaaggttCAGCGAGACACATTCCCCTATTAGACGACGTATCTCGCGTACGATCGCAAAGTTCTGCAATAATTTGTAGCTGAAACAATGACTAATTCTGCGAGTGTGCGCGCGTGACGTTTACATGTGTTAACGAAATCGAGAAAATCACGGCGCATAAGAGAGTGTGGCTGAAGTTTGCACGCTTTCAAACTAGATTACGCGAGTGATAACATCCTGATTTATACACCGATTCTACACGCCATGCGCAATTTGCTAAAGATACTGGCCGATAACTCACGTCACCCTAATGCTCGACTATTTTAGGCctcccgcgcgcgcgcgcgcgcgttttcaTCAAATTTGCCGATGCCACTTGAAAGACGacagcgaaaaaaaaaaaaaaaaaaatatagtatagaATCGCTTAAATAaccgagagaaaaaagaag contains:
- the LOC140672798 gene encoding uncharacterized protein, encoding MRPARSWAPVAATVLAATALLLRPIHADAPISGNYLPPSTSYGTPNLGGGGGGPPSSSYGAPPSSNYGAPPSSSYGAPPSSSYGAPSSGGGGGGGGFGGAGGGFGGGGAPSSSYGAPPSSSYGAPSPGGGGPPSSSYGAPSRPSPPSSSYGTPSVGRPSSTYGTPSSGGFGGGGGGGGFGGGAPSSSYGAPPSTSYGAPQGGGGSGGYSGGGGGGRPSTSYGAPSGGGGGFGGGSGGYSGGGGGGRPSTSYGAPSNGGGSGGYPGGGGGGRPSSSYGAPSNGGGGGFGGGSGGYSGGGGRPSTSYGAPSGGGGGGFGGGSGGYSGGGGGGRPSSSYGPPSSSYGAPSGGGGGGGGFGGGSGGYSGGGGGGRPSSSYGPPSSSYGAPSGGGGGGGGFGGGSGGYSGGGGGGGPSTSYGAPSGGGGGAPSSSYGAPSSTYSAPSSSYGAPQGGGGGYSGGGGGGRPSSSYGAPSFGNGGGGGGGGGGGGGQSYASNGGYQY